Within Dictyostelium discoideum AX4 chromosome 4 chromosome, whole genome shotgun sequence, the genomic segment CAATTACACCACGAGCATTTAAAAGTTTCTTATCGACAATTTCCTTCAACATGGTTTGAGCATCATCAAAGAGTTTCTTTGCTTCGGCACCAACGGTTTCATCATTGAAAATACGTGGATAACCACGATTTGGATATTTACCACGTAATTGCCAAGTTACAAAGAATGGATTCCAATCGATTTTAGTGACTAATTTCTCCAAGGAATACTCTTTGAAAACTTGAGTACCAAGGAATGTTGGTTTAACAGGTTGAATGGTTTTCCAATTAACTTTAACACAATGTTGACGTGCTTTCTCTAAAGAAGTATATTTTCTATCCTTTAGTGAAGCATAATGTTTCTCACGAAGTTCTGCGTATTGCTGTGAAACATCCTCTGCGAAaacttctttattatttggatctAACAATGATTGAACTACAGTTACACTACGTGATGCATCTAAAACATGAACGGTTGGTTGAGAATAGTGTGGTGAAATCTTAACTGCTGTGTGAATTTGTGAGGTAGTGGCACCACCAATCATTAATgggattttgaatttaagtCTTTCCAATTCACTTGCTACATAAATCATCTCGTCCAATGATGGAGTGATTAAACCTGATAAACCTACAACATCGGCTTTGTTGGCAATGATGGCCTCTACAATCTTTTCACATGGTGTCATAACACCAATATCAATGACTTTGTAATTGTTACAACCCAATACAACACCAACGATATTCTTACCGATATCATGTACATCACCTTTAACAGTTGCCAAAACAACGACACCGGCATTATCTGGTTCATCTTCTGCTGCTTCATCGTTACCTTTCTCTAAACGTTTTAATCTTTTCTCTTCCTCCATGAATGGAATTAAATGAGCTACAGCTTTTTTCATAACACGAGCACTCTTGATAACTTGTGGAAGAAACATTTTACCAGCACCAAATAAATCACCAACAACATTCATACCACCCATTAATGGGCCTTCAATGAcagataatgatgatggtaatgtGTTACGTGCCTCTTCGGTATCTTCAATGATATAAGTGGTGATACCTTTAACCAAAGCATGAGCGATTCTTTCAGACACTGGTTTATTTCTCCATTCTTCTACTTCAACATTTGCTTTCTCTGATTTATTATTGGCTTGAGCGTATTCTAATAGTTTTTCAGTTGCATCATTGGTACGATTTAAAATTGCATCCTCTACTAATTTCAAAAGATCCTTTGGAATATCATCATAGATTGGTAATGCACCAGCATTAACGATACCCATATCCATACCGGCGGCAATTGCATAGTAAAGGAAAGCACTGTGCATAGCTTCACGCAATGGTTCGTTACCACGGAATGAGAAGGAAAGATTAGAAACACCACCACTTACACGAGTTAATGGCATCAATGCTTTGATCTCTCTAGTGGCCTCAATGAATTCTACACCATAGTTATTATGTTCTTCTAAACCTGTTGCAATTGTTAAGATATTTGGATCGAAAATGATATCTTGTGGATAGAAACCAACTTGCTCTGTTAGGATCTTGTATGAACGATAACAAATTCTAACTTTCTCTTCTTTGCTTGTAGCTTGACCATTTTCATCGAATGCCATAACAACAACGGATGCACCATATTGTTTAACGATTTTAGCTTGTTTAATGAACAATTCTTCACCAACCTTCAAAGAGATTGAATTGACAATACACTTGCCTTGAACACATTTTAAACCTGCCTCTACAACATCGAAATTACTAGAATCCAACATGATTGGTACCTTTGAAATCTCTGGTTCTGAGCCAATGAAGaataaaaacttttgaaTGGCTGCAACTGCATCAATCATACCTTCATCCATATTGATATCAATGATTTGTGCACCAGCTTCAACTTGTTGACGAGCAACTGATAATGCCTCTTCGTATTTATTGGCTTTGATTAAATTTGCGAAACGTCTTGAACCAGATACATTACAACGTTCACCAacatttacaaaatttaattcctTTGTGAATACCAATGGCTCCAAACCAGAGAGTGTAGTATTTGGAACAAGTGTTGGAATGGCACGTGGTGCGATACCCTCAATGGCATTGCAGAATGCACGAATGTGATCTGGAGATgtaccacaacaaccacctacaatatttaataaaccagACTCGGCAAACTCCTTAATTTGCTCTGCCATCATCTCTGGTGTTTCATCGTAACCACCAAATGTATTTGGCAAACCTGCATTTGGATAACATGAAACGTAGCATTCTGAACActttgaaatattttgaagGAATGGTCTCATCTCTTGAGCACCCAATGCACAATTCAAACCGAATACCATAAGATTTGCACTTGCAACACTTGTATAGAATGCCTCACCTGTTTGACCACTCAATGTTCTACCACTCTTATCTACGATAGTACCTGAAACGAATACTGGTAATCTTGGTGAATATGTCTTGAAGAATTCCTCAATTGCGAATAATGCTGCTTTACAATTGAGTGAATCGAAAACTGTCTCCACCAAAATCACATCAATACCACCCTCAACCAATGCTTCAACCTGTTCGAGATAACCACTTACCAATTCATCGAATAATACATTTCTTGCTTCTGGTCTTTCGACTGATGGTGAAATCGAAGCTGTCTTATTGGTTGGACCAACTGCACCACAAACAAATCTTGGTCTACTTGGATCCTTCTTTGTATACTCTTCACATGCACTCTTGGCTAATCTTGCtgattcaatattaattcttttaactAAATGTTCCATCTTATAATCTGCTTGTGAAAATATATTACCATTAAATGTATTGGTTTCAATAAAATCTGCACCTGCTTCAAGATATTTctaatgaatcaattattataaaaatatatttatattaatttattattatttattattatttattattattattattattattattattatttattattaaacacCACATACACAATGAATTTCCCTAATGATATGTGGTTGAGTTAATGATAAAAgatcattattacca encodes:
- the mtr gene encoding 5-methyltetrahydrofolate:L-homocysteine S-methyltransferase; translation: MINSNDKNESDTFGIIRKILSERIMVLDGAMGTEIQKFKLKDNDYRGEEFKDFPHELGGNNDLLSLTQPHIIREIHCKYLEAGADFIETNTFNGNIFSQADYKMEHLVKRINIESARLAKSACEEYTKKDPSRPRFVCGAVGPTNKTASISPSVERPEARNVLFDELVSGYLEQVEALVEGGIDVILVETVFDSLNCKAALFAIEEFFKTYSPRLPVFVSGTIVDKSGRTLSGQTGEAFYTSVASANLMVFGLNCALGAQEMRPFLQNISKCSECYVSCYPNAGLPNTFGGYDETPEMMAEQIKEFAESGLLNIVGGCCGTSPDHIRAFCNAIEGIAPRAIPTLVPNTTLSGLEPLVFTKELNFVNVGERCNVSGSRRFANLIKANKYEEALSVARQQVEAGAQIIDINMDEGMIDAVAAIQKFLFFIGSEPEISKVPIMLDSSNFDVVEAGLKCVQGKCIVNSISLKVGEELFIKQAKIVKQYGASVVVMAFDENGQATSKEEKVRICYRSYKILTEQVGFYPQDIIFDPNILTIATGLEEHNNYGVEFIEATREIKALMPLTRVSGGVSNLSFSFRGNEPLREAMHSAFLYYAIAAGMDMGIVNAGALPIYDDIPKDLLKLVEDAILNRTNDATEKLLEYAQANNKSEKANVEVEEWRNKPVSERIAHALVKGITTYIIEDTEEARNTLPSSLSVIEGPLMGGMNVVGDLFGAGKMFLPQVIKSARVMKKAVAHLIPFMEEEKRLKRLEKGNDEAAEDEPDNAGVVVLATVKGDVHDIGKNIVGVVLGCNNYKVIDIGVMTPCEKIVEAIIANKADVVGLSGLITPSLDEMIYVASELERLKFKIPLMIGGATTSQIHTAVKISPHYSQPTVHVLDASRSVTVVQSLLDPNNKEVFAEDVSQQYAELREKHYASLKDRKYTSLEKARQHCVKVNWKTIQPVKPTFLGTQVFKEYSLEKLVTKIDWNPFFVTWQLRGKYPNRGYPRIFNDETVGAEAKKLFDDAQTMLKEIVDKKLLNARGVIGFYPANSIDEDIIIYDHNDDETRSKPIATLFGLRQQNEKETDEPYIAIGDYIAPVSSGVKDYIGLFAVSSGFGLEDMVEKYKKENDDYSSIMAKALADRLAEALAEAVHEDVRREHWAYEKDQALSNEDLFKIKYKGIRPAPGYPAQPDHTEMKTIWSLMNVNENTSIELTDHMAMLPGAAVCGVYFSHEHAKYFSVGKITKEQIESYASRKQITKEEAERWLSSILSYDRLPLVK